cgagatttaattttttttttttttttgacttctATGTTGGTAAGGGATGGAAGTGGCTTTGCTCTGAGTTAACTGGAAAATTTTACCTGAGGGAGTAGAGTGGCAATTTTCATTCACTAGCAGTTAGTTACTTCATGCTTCATGTGAACTATAGCATTGTGCATATCATGGTaaattagcatttttttttatccttaaaaaatCATTGTTTCTGGTATGGTGGTTTTTGTATGAAAACATTGCAAGGTTTTCGATATTGATGGCCAGCTATATAACCTGTTATAGCACTGTTATTTGCATTTTAGCTCTGTTGCATCTTTTATCATCTCTCATCCCATCAGGGAAGTTACCTCAATTGCTTATGACATGAAAAATATTCATCTAATAGTCTTATCAATCAGTCAAGACTTTATTTATGGTAGATCTGGCTTTATGACAGAAAATATGGTCTCGATGACAACACTATTGATTTTATTGGTCATGCAATAGCGCTTCATAGAGATGACTGCTACCTAAATGAGCCTGCAATTGATACTGTGAAGAGAATGAAGGTGAAAAATGCATAGGGTTCATATTATACTTCTTTCCCTTGGTTTTGAATTCCCTCACAATAGAAGTTCCATCATTTTTGTGAGCTTCCATGAAGTTCTTCCTTTTGACTATGTGATAGCTTTATTCGGAGTCTATTGCACGTTTTCAAGGAGGATCACCATACATTTATCCCTTGTATGGGTTAGGAGAGCTGCCCCAGGTTTCTTTCCTTTCCATGCCCATtttttgccttttcttttttccttttttttttctccttcagTAAGTCTCCTTGGTCCCCCATTTTCATAATGGTGGGATATGTCACCTTTTACATGTGCTCAGGCATTTGCAAGGCTCAGTGCTGTTTATGGTGGAACATACATGTTGAATAAACCTGAGTGCAAGGTATGTGATATACTGTGTCTGTCTCTCAGTGTTTAAAACTGTCCTATTTATTAAACTTATCTTACTTCTGCTCCATTTTAATGggaattttttcatttattatgctTAATGCCAGGTCTAGTTTTGTTTAACATAATGTCAAATTTTGCTCAAATTTCAGGTAGAGTTTGATGAGGAAGGAAAAGCTGTTGGTGTTACATCAGAAGGGGAAACTGCTAGGTGCAAGAAAGTTGTCTGTGATCCTTCCTATTTGCCCAACAAGGTAATTTGTTTGAATGCCTTGTTGATATTATTCCATAGCGGCTTTTAGGCATACACAATATAAGTCTGCTTTTAGTTACCCATTTTATTTGTAAGAGATTTTTGAGCTAGAAATGTAAAAAATGTAAGGTCACAATCGCTGGAAACATTACCTAATCTAATTTTTAAGGTTCATTTGACTCATTTTAAGATGCAAGCTTCTGTGTTTCTTCCctcctttctttttaaaaactaaCATAAAATCAGAGTGTGATGCTAAAGAAGATTTTGTTACTAATTGCACCAGGTGAGGAAGGTTGGAAGGGTTGCTAGAGCAATCTGCATTATGAGCCACCCAATCCCAAACACCAGTGATTCTCACTCAGTTCAGGTTATTTTGCCGCAAAAGCAGTTGGGTCGCAAGTCAGACATGTGGGTTCTCTTTCACTTCCATTAATTTGTCAGGTTTATTTGCTAAGCTGATTAGGTGATTGCAAGAAGAGAGACAAgtcctttatttttttggattgggATCAAAATGAGATTAAACAAAAGAGAACAGCTGCTTCAAATGTTGAAGTAAATACCcattatattttatgattacTGCCACAGGGTGTGGAAGACAAGAATTTACAAATCTTTGCAGTTGATCAGTGGATGTTTGGTCGGTTATTAGCATGATTTCTCAAATTTGCTtgtaatattttcattaatttgtcATTTCTATTTCACATGAAAATGGAAATTGGACAGTtcatcatattttaaataacatttgaaattattcctttgtttttttttttgtaaccaTTTAAATGACTTCATTTGTTTAAAGTAAGTTTGTTTGTTGATTTTACTAGATGACTTCAAGCAAATTCTTGTGTCCTTATACAGCCTCACCTAGCCTCACCTAGTTCTCCAAGTTGGATCTTTCATCACTTTTGACTTTAGCAGAAGGAATCAACCAATTTTTATGTGTAAAATGTGATGTGAGATACTTTAAAATGATTCCATTTTTAGTGAATGTTTGATGCCCCTCATTGTTAGCATTCTtctaaaaggaaacaaatggGTCTACAAAAAGCTTTTTCCAGAGTTCAAGATTTAGCAGTCAACTAAAGTTATTTAATGtgtctttttgtttctttcctctATTTTGTTGGGACTAAATCTTGTAAATACCTCTATGATTGTGTAGGTATCTTTTCTGTTGTTCTTATTCTCACAATGTTGCTCCCAAGGGCAAATTCATTGCATTTGTATCGACCGAGGCAGAGACTGATCATCCTGAGTCTGAATTAAAGCCAGGAATTGACCTTCTGGGGCCTGTCGATGAGATCTTCTATGATATTTATGAAAGATTTGAACCAGTCAATGAACCTTCTTTGGACCAATGTTTTATATCAACAGTGAGTTTCTCTTAATTCCACCTTACAATGTATCTTTCACTAATTTGGTTGACTGCATGCTCCCctaccaaaaatatatatgcataCTAATCAAGTTCCTTGCTATGCTCAACAGAGTTATGATGCCACAACACATTTTGAGTCAACTGTCATGGATGTGCTCAACATGTATACCATGATAACTGGAAAGgtaaaaactaattattttgcCATTATGATTTTGTCATTGTTGAGGTTGTGACCCACTCATTGCTTTAGTATTGTTATTGTCTGCTGCTATAATCTTTTTTTAACTGTAAACGCCACAATACATCAAATTAGTATGGCAGCTGAAATTGCAAACATGACAAATTATACTCCATGTTATGCTGCTTGCATTTAGGTACTGTTGGTTACTAGTGATGTCTTACATAATTTAACATTATCAGTTTGGATCAAACAATTTTAGACTTTTATCTATCATATAGATGTCAAGAACAAATATGTTGATAACTGCCAAGGTACCTGCATTTTGACATTAAAAATTTTGTACCTCTAATTCCAGCATAGTTTTTGATTATCTTTTTGGGCCAAGtctttggaaaataaatattttagtttctaCTTGGTTTCGTTATATCTGTGTTTGCCAGGCTATCATTAACCTGTTTTAATTATTGTGTGGAGCATGGTTCCCTGTTAGATTTTATTGACTGGTTGTATTTTGGCTCCCTTTGTATACCTCCTGTGTACTTGGGGTGCACCCCCATCTATTTTTGGTGTCTTTAATATATTCTTGGTTgcctgtcaaaaaaaaaaaaaacaaaaaacaaaatgattGTGTGGAGCATCTTATCGAAATTTTATAATCTAGAAAAATTACAATCCAGATCAGGTTTCAGTTTATGAACTTAATGCAATTTCACTATTGACACAATGTTGAGAGAAGCAAGAACCCATTTTGGGGGAGTCCATGTGGTCGTTGGAAGGGGAGTTAGTTTCTGGTTGCACTGtaattttaatcttttcattAGTGGCATTTTCAAATAAGGCTGTATGAGATGATATTCCATGGCCCAATTGAAGCCATTTTTTCTTGAAAGcagctatcaaacacactcaTGCTGACAAACAAATGCAcctgtttcttgtttttttggtaGCACATTCTTTTGAGTTGATGTGATTAACCGATTGGTTTTTGTGCAGGTTCTGGACCTCAGTGTGGATCTAAGTGCTGCCAGCGCTGCAGAAGAATGAGAAGCACATTAAGTCCATAAACTGATATATGTGCATTGTTCCAATTCCTTTGAATGTTAAATGTTTCTGGTGGGATTTGCCCCTTGAAAGCGGGATTTGCCCCTTGAAAGTGGGATTGGACTTATCCTGGTTTTCTGTTTCCTTCATAGATTATACCATATGTAATAAAATGGTGTTTACGAATTTAGCTGGAGTCTAATATGCAGGACCCCCCGGCATTCATCCCTGGGGAATGTCTGGAAACCCATAAATTTGTGTGCTTGGGTCTGTCTCTGTAGCTCAGGACCACGGAATCCTTCTAGAGGGTTTTGCCATTCAATTGATAATACCTTGTGCAGCTTCTCCGAGGGGGAACAAACTCTCCGTACAATTTCTTTGAAAGAAGCACAAGGTTAGAGTTGGTGGAATGTGAATGAGTGGCGAGGTCGGTTAAACAGAAATATGAATTAGTATGGTATTGCATCCCAAAACCCTTCCTAGTATCCGAGTGAGTGGGGCAGCTTTCCACAATACTCTTGGAAGCAAAATCCTGAAGTGTTTTTGGATTGTAGAATGAGCTATACAGCCTAAAGTTGAGTTAAAAAACTAGACGCTCCTTATCAAAGAGTGTATGGCAATGCATTTGAAATCTATTTGGTTTGTATCTTACGGTGATGGTAAATGGTGGTTAAATTTTGCTCAAGCCCTTTTGTGCTGGTGGGTCATGACATTTTTCTTGATCATGGCTGGTGTTGGGTTATGGGTGGGTTTGATTGTCATGTCTTTTGTGAGGACTTTTGATGCTTATACTAATTTTAGTTAAAATCCTTTATGACGTGAATGGAGCTAttaaaattactttattttcaaaCGTAAATTTTTACGGTTTACActttataattaagaaataaaaattttaaatatttattttatattaaattgaaaaggataaaaaattgtattcttgaaaattattttacattgattaattttaaaatgataaattagtttttttttcttaacaaaaaatggtttttattgaaagtaaaaatttgtttttattgaaatCGTCTATGAATAACGCTTAAGGTTTCATCAATCTTTTAATTCTCCACTGAatcaaatattttccaaatacaTTTATTTGAAGTCAACATCCTTCcatgaataaaatttttgattTTCCTCTACGGCCCTAAGGATGATGAGTACATTTTAAACTTTAATATCATGTGTTAATTTCAAACAAAgtattaaaaagggaaaaattgttaaagaaaatataaaattttcatgctTTGCTTAGATATCCATTCATCCATCTTtaaatttcaatgaaaaaattaaGTAGGATGACTTtgaagaaatatgaaaaatacctttttttttttaaatttaattttaaatctaatatGTATTTAGTTATTTCAGAATTTTTACTCTAAATTTTAGAATCAAATCAAActggaaattaaaattgattttatgctcccatttccatttttaatactttaaacataaacatataaaattatctttttaagaagtttttcatcaaattaaaattcttaCAACTAAGATTGATAAATATCTCTCAATCACCTTCCCTAgccaaaaaaaattccataaaaaataattttgaataaattttattattaaaataaacaaattattaatttattaacattaattaatacagcaaattaaaaaattacaacaagGTAAAGAAATTGCCCTATTTCAACTTTCTATCTAATATTGGTTTAAGCCTGGGGCGACAATACTAAGGAATTTGCAGAAAGCCCTAAACCCATTGTAACGACGTTCGCAGACTCGAGAccttgagaacaaaaactcgCTTCTCAGTTCTCACTCACCTCTCTTCTCTTCCCCCCAAGCACCTAACCGTGGACGCACCGCTCCCTCTCTCTATTCCAACAGGTGAGTACGAAATTCTTCCTTCGGAAATTTTCAGTTTTGTGTTTGCTTCCTGAGAATTTTCTCATTGTAACGATGTTCATCGGAGCCTGGTCGCGAATACCCATTGAGTTACTTTGTATCTTTGTTACGTTGTTCAGTCATTGGAATTAAGGGCAGCAGGCGGCAATGAAGTTGGACGTGGACGTCTTGCGATACCTTTCCAAAGATGATTTTAGGGTTCTCACTGCTGTTGAAATGGGAATGAGGAATGTATGTGCAAATTTGAGCGATTCTTTtgaatattatcatttttttatttctttattttgaatatttgataaagATAAAGAGGGTCTGACATCTCCATCTCCACGCTTTCAGCATGAACTTGTACCTTCAGAGCTCGTGGTTCGCATAGCTTCTCTTAAGTATggtctttgatttttttttcttttttgtttaccATTACCAGATGTGTTATGTATTCAGTGCATATAGTGacttcatctttttccattGCATGACTTGAGaaccttcatttttattttccttccttttgcTCGatctttgtttttaatttccttttgaaTGTTATCTTAATAGTTAGCCCAATCAAGAGATTAAGGAGTTCATCTCttgattttctataattaatatttttacgTTTAACTCTGGTTCAATATTTATAGGCATGGAGGCACTTACAAGGTCTTGAAGAACTTGCTCAAGTATAAGCTTTTGCACCATGACTCTTCAAAATGTAAGGAACTATTAATAGAAACTATAAAACAGTAAACCTCATTTTTCGATCCATTTGATTATATTTATAGcttattcacaaaaaaaaaaaggcttgaTCATGTTTGTTCTGTGCATCTAGATGATGGGTTTCGGCTTACTTACCTTGGATATGATTTTCTTGCAATAAAGACTCTGGTTAATCGTGGAGTATTTGTAGCTGTTGGTCGTCAAATTGGTGTCGGGAAGGAGTCtggtaatttttcttatatattcattttaatttcctgtaaaaaaattttgtttgtgtGTTTTCACATTAGATACTGATTATGGTATTTCGTTTCTTCAAGATATATTTGAAGTTGCCAAGGAAGATGGCACAGTCTTGGCAATGAAGCTGCATAGGCTGGGTAGAACTTCTTTTAGGGCCGTAAAATCTAAGCGTGATTATTTGGGGCATCGGAATAATTATAATTGGCTCTATTTGTCACGGCTTGCTGCACTCAAAGAATTTGCCTTTATGAAGGTTCATTGCTGTTTTCTATTGCATTTCAATTTAATTGTCTTTGCTGTTTGTTCCATTAGTTGAAATTAGCCTGATGCTTCAACTTTGCTTGAGCAGGCTTTGGAAGAACATGGTTTCCCTGTTCCAAATGCCGTGGACTGTAATAGACATTGTGTGGTTATGTCACTTGTCCAAGGTTATCCACTGTAAGGATTCCTATCCAATTTCGGAATGTTTTTGCATTTCATATCGCAACCCTTAGTCTTTTATgcgtttttttttgttttttgttgcaCCTTTAAATTTGTGACATGTTAGCAATTCTTGCTTGAGTTACTTGTATCTGCTGATGGATGGCTGGTTGTTGTTGAGGGGGGCAATTGTTATAATATATTGTGGGTAGTATTGTTATTGTAGGTAAAGAGATAATTGTCCTTTATGTATTTCTAGAGTTAAAGGCAATTTCCCAGCTCTGATTAGGATTGAAACAGCAGCCTTCCCTTCTGGCTAGTCATGAGAGTGCCAAATACCATCCTCAATTTGATTCCTGGATACCTGACTTACCCTTGTTTTTCATGGTTTTTCAATGTCCAGATTAAGTTTGAATCAACCTTTTGTGGTGGAGTCCATGTAATGGGTTATCATGCACCTTGTCCTACCCTGATAAGAGGAGAAAATTTGAATTCCAATATTATGCATTTTAGTCAAGGCcagacttaattttttttaggtaaattGACAATAGATTAAAGAGCCATAATGGAGGCAAGCTCTAGTACATAGGATGTATATAAGGAAAAATTAAGCATcaatcaaaagaaaagaataatgcTTTTggttttatctatcaaaaaaaaaaatcaatcaaaagaaaagaggaaCCATAAAGTGCATAATATTGGAATTCAAATTTTCTCCTCTTATCAGGGTAGGACAGGATCCCCACAGTCAATAAAATCAAAAAGTGAAAGGATCACTTCAACAAGCAAATGGTTAGACCGCAAATTTCCTGAGATTTCTATCTCTACAAAGactcatttcttttcttctagaTGCACCAAAGTATACCACTCAGAGCAGAACTCCAAACTTTCTTCCTGGGAAAACTACCATGCCAGGCTGACAGGGTAGCATTGAATGCAAGGGTAGTATCCAAAGTACGCCAAAGAAAAAGAGCACTAAGGCCCAAAAGTTACATGTCACTGCATGGAGTAGAATATGATTCACTGACTTCTTATACTATTTGTGTAAACATCACCACTTCACAAGAGAACAATATTTGCAAAGCCAGAATTTGATACTTTGCCTCAATTGCATCGTCAGAGAGTCTTTTAACTTTGAAACCATCTATCTAGAATTGATTTTAGACTTGTACACTCATGTTGAAGATCTTACAATTCCTACCTCCATGGCTACATTAAGATGCTAACAGTATGGAATCCCAAAATAACATTCTGAAGCCTAAAGTTATGGTCCTGTGAAATGAAGAACCATCTGCATAATGAGCACATCAGCTTCTACCTTAATAAAAGGGAGGAGCTTCATGCCTCATAGAATACTAGTGCTGAGCAGAAATGAAAGTGACAACCACTTGTGTGGAAGCTATCTGCATAATAAATGCATATTTTGGAAGTAACCTATGGTTCTTGTGTACCATTGAAACCATTTGGTTTCAGATCAAATGCAAAGATATGCATCAACTAGCTTTAAGAAAAAGtatgaaaaattctaaaaaattaataacataagAAAGCCATAAAATAGGCCATAagataaaattgaaaacttgGGCTCAGAAATTCTAATACTATCCAGAAATGTGCCATAAGATAAAATTGATAACAAGTGGGCCATAATTACAAAGTCCTAGAAGTGGACTGGATGTGGCTGTCCCATTATTCCAATGCTGTATGAAGAAACTGAGAGaatgattttctaaatttattaaaaaacccTAACTTTTACATAAACATATCCCTATTTAACAACTATACAGAGAgcaattaaaaaaggaaaaaaatacaaatatggaaGAACACAAATTACCCACAATAGGGGCCTCAATCTTTCCCTATTATCCTACCAATCACCACTCACAATTGTAACGGATTTCCACACTGTAATTTGGTGGGAAGAGAGGCCACTATTTCTGATTCTAAATAGGATGCACTGTCTATTTGTGCTACGACATGATTGGTGTGTATAAAATAGGTGTGGAGATAATTATATGAGGTGGCTCTTCAATCTCAACTAAAGTTCTAAAACACCAGTTGAATTTGACTTTTGAGTGTTTAAAAAGTTACTGTTATGTTACTTTATGCTTCACTTTCtctaacaaattttatttgaaatatttccattttttgtaTATTGAAAAGCTTAAGAATTAAGCTGCCATGACAAacaataaatgaattttttttttgaagttaatGAAAGCTTTCACctgtttttaattgatttttaattttgaaaagatttaatGTAATG
This region of Vitis vinifera cultivar Pinot Noir 40024 chromosome 5, ASM3070453v1 genomic DNA includes:
- the LOC100261021 gene encoding guanosine nucleotide diphosphate dissociation inhibitor 2; the protein is MDEEYDVIVLGTGLKECILSGLLSVDGLKVLHMDRNDYYGGESSSLNLIQLWKRFKGNDKPPASLGSSRDYNVDMIPKFMMANGTLVRVLIHTDVTKYLYFKAVDGSYVFNKGKVHKVPANDVEALKSPLMGLFEKRRARKFFIFVQDYDENDPRTHEGMDLTRVTTRELIAKYGLDDNTIDFIGHAIALHRDDCYLNEPAIDTVKRMKLYSESIARFQGGSPYIYPLYGLGELPQAFARLSAVYGGTYMLNKPECKVEFDEEGKAVGVTSEGETARCKKVVCDPSYLPNKVRKVGRVARAICIMSHPIPNTSDSHSVQVILPQKQLGRKSDMYLFCCSYSHNVAPKGKFIAFVSTEAETDHPESELKPGIDLLGPVDEIFYDIYERFEPVNEPSLDQCFISTSYDATTHFESTVMDVLNMYTMITGKVLDLSVDLSAASAAEE